GAAACTTGGCATTCTCCTTGGAAGCTTTAGCGCAGCCATCCTCGGTACCATTTATATGAGTATCGTGTCTAAGAAAGAATAGTTGGCAGAACTTAGATCTTAGAACTTAGAAATGTCATGCCGGCCGCAGCCTGTGCTGAGCGTAGTCGAAGCATGCCGGCATCTCCATATACGGTTCAAATTGCAGATACTATTTCCTTAACTATATTTCTTTCGTCTCTCGTCTGTAGGACCGTAGGTCCGTTCTCTCGTCTAATAATGCCGCACTTCGTTTACATGCTCCGTTGCAGGGGCAATCGCATTTATACGGGCTATGCCGTGGATGCCCTGGCTCGTTTTGAAGAGCATTGCTGTGGGCGAGGGGCGAAGTTCACAAAGGCGTTCCCGCCGGAATGTATGCTGCGCACGTTTGAACTTGGCTCCCGCGAAGAGGCGCTCCGCCTGGAGGCTCGTATCAAAAAGCTGGACCGCAGGCAAAAGGATCTCCTTGCCGCAGGCGACGAGGCTTTATCTGCTGAATTGCTCGCTGGCCTTGGTGAAACGCTTGTCGCGCGCAAGGCGAGAATCCGGAAAGAAAGCGTCCGCAAAAAGTAACCGCAGAAACTTAATAGCGCAAAATTGGGGACAAGGCTGTTTTCGTTGAAAAATGAATGTACATTAGTAGCTGTATGATTTCTATCGAGACCGCAAAAAATCTAGAGGACTTGTTCCTGGTTAAAGCCGCCATCATGGGCAAAAAGCTCGAGAGCATTGGCGGTCGAAGAGGCGTGATGGAAATTTTGAGTTTGTCCTTGGCGGCGTACAAAAGTCAGGATTATGAAAAGTCATTGAAAATTCTTGAGCCGTTGTTAGATGCAATCAAGGACCATCCGTTCGAATCGGACGGTGCGGTGACCTATGTCTCCATTTCCGATGAGATGGAGTGGGCTCTATACCATTACTTTTTTCAGGTGCCGCCAGGGCATTTGGTGAAAAACGTTAGTTCCATTTGTCCGATGGACCTGATTTTTCGCCAGTATATCCTTGCGTCTATAGATTTTGGGGATTACACTTGCGCAAAGAATGCCTTGACCGAAGTGGTCCAGTGGAATCCGACGTCTGCGAAATGTAGGCTCTTGTATGCAATTTTAAGCAGTGCCGAGGAGCGTTGGGATGAATTGCTCGGCGAAATTATTTGCTGCATGAAGTATGTGTGTCGTTCGAAAGATATTGTCCATTGCTTTCAGTACTTGAAGTATTATTTTATAAGAAAGAAAATGAACAAGGAAGCCTTGTTCTGTAGCTTTTTGCGCTCCCGGTATTCTTTGTCTAATGATGTCTTTATGGACATATTGCATGACATGGTTATGCTGATTCCAAAAATTGGCATGGATTACATGAATATGTGCGATGAAGAAATGGAGGAATCCTGTAAAAAGCTGGGTATCACGATTGGATTTAATCCCGAAGTGGTTGCGGTTGCCCAGCGGAGTTACGAGGATGCGTTCATTGCAAAAGAATATGAAAAGGCCGATTATTTTGCAGAGGTCATGGCGGATTTGAAAACGGAACAGGAAAAAAAGAACGCCCTTAGCCTGCGGCAACTTCTTGAACGTCACGGGGCGCAGATTAGCTAGGCGCGATTTTTTTTACATACAGTAAAAAGCCCAGTTCAAAAGAACTGGGCTGAAATTTTTGTGATTTACTTTATTGTAATCTTTGCTGTCTTTGTAAAGCCTTCAGTCGAAATTTTTAAGATTGTAGCTCCGCGCGGCAAGTGGCCGAGATTGACTTTAGCTGATGCGCCTATATCGATGGTTTCGAGCAGATGGCCGACCATGTCGAATATCTGAATGCGTGCGTGTGATGTACTTGCGAGGTTTACCGTCAGTTCGTTGCTAGCGAAACTGAAATGGAGGGAATTGTGCAAGGCGATATCCATCTTTGTGGTCTTGCTGGACGAAGATTTTTCATTTTTGCTCGAAGAGCTTGAACTTGCGGTGTTCTCCTTGCTGCTTGAAGATTTTGCGGAAGAGCTAGAACTTGCAACGCTGCTCGAGGACTTTGCAGAACTGGAACTTACGACGCTGCTGGAACTGCTTGCTTCACCGCTCGAAGAACTTGCTACTTCTTTACTGCTAGATGATGATTCAGTTTTGCTCTTGACGATGATAGCTGCTTTTGCGGTAGCCGTGTTTTTCTTGCCGTCAATATTGTTCCCTTCAACAGTTAATTCGATTGTATAAGAGTTTACACTGTTTTCTTCGCTTACCTTGCCCGAGAACGTTACCGTTTTCTCGTCTTTATTCTGAGTGTACGCAACGCCCTTGGGAATTGTGCCGCCGATGGAAATGCTCTTTGCGTAATCGTACTTGAATATGAGCGGTTCGATTTCGTCGCCTACAAATACGGTCTGTGTTTCTTTGCCGCTGGTCAAAGAGACTGTAGCTGGGTTCGGTTGGACGTTGAGCGTAACGTAGGCGGTATCCTTGTTAATCTCTCCTTCAACGACGATTGCGATTTTGTATTCGCCTTCGGAAAGGGCGCTGACCGTTCCAGAAAGTGTCAAGGTCTGCTTTTCGTTGTCGGGTGTTAGTGCGAATTTCCCGTTAGGTTGTCCGGAGATGTTGTCTAATTTGGTTACATTTTCGAAATTGAATACGACAGGTTCGATTTCGTCTCCAGCCTTCACGGTTTGCGAAGTACTGCCGCTAACATGCTCCAGTTTTGTTACCCCAGGCTTGTGTGTCACATTGATCGTGGCGGAGGCTTCGGCATCGTTGTCGTTCCCTTTTGCGGTGACAGTAATGGTGTAAACCTGGTCGCCATTTGTTACCGGGATGTTCCCTGAAATGATGATAAGGTCTTTTTCCTTGTCCTGGCTGATTTCAAGAGTTTTGGGGATTCCTGAAATACTGTAGTTCTGCATGTGCGCATACCGGAACGCGATTGGCTTGATTTCATCACCGGCAACAACATTCTGTGTTTCGTTTTCGTTTGTGACTAATGTTGTTGTAAAAGGCTTGTGGTTTACTTTAATTGTGCCGTTAAAGACGATGGAATCTTTTTCCGTAATGTAGGCTGCAAGTCTATAATTAAAATCGCCATCGGGATGGTCCTGGCCCGTGGCACCCGAAATTGTAATTATAGCAGATTCGTCGTCTATTTTTGCCGAAATTCCCTCAGGCACGCCAGAAAGATTTGCTTTAAGCAATTCTGTATAACCGAACACAATGGGTTCTATCTCATCGCTTGCGGTAACTGTTTGGTCAAGGCTTCCGCTGACATGCTCCACTTGTTCATTTAACGGGGTGACGTTTATACCGGTTGTGATTTGCAGGTATTCATGGGCATAATTCCCAGCTGCGGTAAATGACATTTCGTATTCGTGCCCGGGGGTGTTAGCCGGAATGCGACCGGATATGGTGCACTCGGCTTTACTGCTTGGCAGTGTGCCGCAATCCAATTTCAGTCCCAGCGTCTTGACCGTTGTATTTACCGGGTAATTGATATAAAAATCATAAACTCGATTGAGTTCCGTAATTTCGTAAACGACAGGTTCGATGACGTCTCCCGCTTTTACCGTCTGCACCGACTTTCCGCTGATGAGCCTATGGCTTATGTGAGTATTGAATTGGGCTATGGCGGTTTGCGTCATAGCCAATAGGGCTGCGGTGAACAGGGAAAGTCCGTGAAGCTTTTTCATAAAATCCCCTTTGAATATGGTATGGTTTAGCCTACTTGTTAATGATAGAAATAAAATTTTATGGCGTTTGTACGTTTGTTCATTTTACGGCCAAATCTACGACGAGGGCAATTGCCATACCGATACTACAGACGCTGATGAAGCGCTGGATGAATTTGTTGCCTTTCTTGCGTTGCGTGAAACTGCCAAGGTAGCCGCCAAACCATGCGCCTGCCGCCATGATGATGGCGATGGGCCAGTCGATTTTTCCGGCAATTCCCAGTGCAACCGTGCTTACGATCAGGAACACATTCGTGAGTGCGTTCTTGATGGCGTTCACGTGAATCGGGTCAAGACCCGTGTAGCGCGTGAGTCCAAAAATTTGTACAAAACCGACACCCACCTGCACAATGCAGCCATATATGGCGATACCGAAAAATCCGAGGGCGCCTTTGATGGTGAGCTTTTCGGGAGGTGTCTCAGGGGGCTTTCCGAGAATGTCCTTGCGCAAGTTGCTCATGACCACCACAAGGCATATCACGACGGCGAGAATCGCCTGAAATAGTTTATCGCCAATGCGAACCAAGAAGCATGCGCCAAGGAGTGCACCGAAGAAAGTCGGCAACAAGAGCTGCAAGAAAATTTTTTTGTTCAGGTAGCCGTGACGCGCAAGATTATAGGCGCTGCTGAAGTTCCCGATAATGAGCCCGATGCGGTTTGTGCCGTTTGCGACAGTCGCAGGAAGCCCGAGAAAAATCATGATGGGGAGGCTAAGCGTGGAACCTCCGCCTGCGATGCTGTTGATGAGGCTTACGACTGCACCCAAAATAAAGAACGCCGGGTACTGGGCGTAATTCCACCATTCTGTCACTTGGCGAGTTCCTTTTCAATAAACTTTCTGTTGCTTTCGACTTTCTCGCGCTGCGTTGTTTCCGGGAATTCCGCAAGGCACTTGTCGAGTGGTGCGATGGCGTCGTTCAGCAGTTTCTTTTTCTTTTCTTCGTCCGTTTGCTTTAGAGACTTTGCAAAAATTTGCGATGTCGTTTTGCGCTGCTTGTTGCAATAAGCATCAGCAAGGGCGATGTACTTTTCGTTTGCTTCTTTGCGGAGCTTGCTCGTCTTGAGTTTGTTCAGCAAATCCTTTGCCTTGTCAAACTTCTCGTTTGCGATGAGCGTGTCTGCTTTCGCAAGTGCTGCGGCGGGGTCTTGCTTTTCCCACATTTTGGCGGTTTCGGAGTTGGTCGCCTTTTCGAGCTCTTCGATGTGATTCAGGAATGCCTGCACTTGTAGCGTGTCTTCGAAATCGCGGTAGCGGATGCGGAATGTTTCGGTCTGCTTGCGGGCTTCTGCAAATTGCGCTTTTTCGTCGGCGAGAATCTTGATTTCGTCAAATTCTTTCGATGCCTTCTTGAGTGTGTTTGAATAAGCGATTTTCTTCTGGCCTTTCGCCCAGTTTGCAAGCGAGTCGCCAGGAGCGAGCTGCGAAATCAAGCTGTCCGCCGTTTCGGCGACCATGCTGTACGAGGCTTGCACGCGGTTCATGTTCTGAATCTGGAGTGCCATGGATTCGAATTCTTTTGCCTTTTCTTCGCGGCGCTTGCCGAAAGCTTCGCGGAGCGTGTCCGAATGCGCTTGCCATTTTTCCCACATCGGCGCCATTGTCGAGAAACTATTCAAGATGACGGAGGCGGAGTCCGTTTGGCCTGCGCGGCTGAGCGTGTCGGCGTAGCTAAAGACGTAATTGGCGAGTGCGGGGAATGCCTTGTACGGGTCCATCGTCGTTTCGAGTGTGCAATGCGAAAAATGCGTCTTGTCGCATGGCGGCAACATCATGAGTACCGTATCGACTCGAGTTTGTACGAGAACTGTTGGCGTCTGGTCGGGCGTTGTGATGCTGAACTGGTCGGGTGTCGAAATTTTGAACTGGTCGAGAAGTTGTGACGCGCTATCGCCGGTGACGACCT
This is a stretch of genomic DNA from Fibrobacter sp. UBA4297. It encodes these proteins:
- a CDS encoding GIY-YIG nuclease family protein, whose protein sequence is MPHFVYMLRCRGNRIYTGYAVDALARFEEHCCGRGAKFTKAFPPECMLRTFELGSREEALRLEARIKKLDRRQKDLLAAGDEALSAELLAGLGETLVARKARIRKESVRKK
- a CDS encoding T9SS type A sorting domain-containing protein, whose amino-acid sequence is MKKLHGLSLFTAALLAMTQTAIAQFNTHISHRLISGKSVQTVKAGDVIEPVVYEITELNRVYDFYINYPVNTTVKTLGLKLDCGTLPSSKAECTISGRIPANTPGHEYEMSFTAAGNYAHEYLQITTGINVTPLNEQVEHVSGSLDQTVTASDEIEPIVFGYTELLKANLSGVPEGISAKIDDESAIITISGATGQDHPDGDFNYRLAAYITEKDSIVFNGTIKVNHKPFTTTLVTNENETQNVVAGDEIKPIAFRYAHMQNYSISGIPKTLEISQDKEKDLIIISGNIPVTNGDQVYTITVTAKGNDNDAEASATINVTHKPGVTKLEHVSGSTSQTVKAGDEIEPVVFNFENVTKLDNISGQPNGKFALTPDNEKQTLTLSGTVSALSEGEYKIAIVVEGEINKDTAYVTLNVQPNPATVSLTSGKETQTVFVGDEIEPLIFKYDYAKSISIGGTIPKGVAYTQNKDEKTVTFSGKVSEENSVNSYTIELTVEGNNIDGKKNTATAKAAIIVKSKTESSSSSKEVASSSSGEASSSSSVVSSSSAKSSSSVASSSSSAKSSSSKENTASSSSSSKNEKSSSSKTTKMDIALHNSLHFSFASNELTVNLASTSHARIQIFDMVGHLLETIDIGASAKVNLGHLPRGATILKISTEGFTKTAKITIK
- a CDS encoding sulfite exporter TauE/SafE family protein, which gives rise to MTEWWNYAQYPAFFILGAVVSLINSIAGGGSTLSLPIMIFLGLPATVANGTNRIGLIIGNFSSAYNLARHGYLNKKIFLQLLLPTFFGALLGACFLVRIGDKLFQAILAVVICLVVVMSNLRKDILGKPPETPPEKLTIKGALGFFGIAIYGCIVQVGVGFVQIFGLTRYTGLDPIHVNAIKNALTNVFLIVSTVALGIAGKIDWPIAIIMAAGAWFGGYLGSFTQRKKGNKFIQRFISVCSIGMAIALVVDLAVK